In a single window of the Streptomyces sp. HUAS ZL42 genome:
- a CDS encoding CpaE family protein, protein MPTRILPAVGDADAVRSITTLLSQLPDAEPVAPVVDSTQLIDTLARLAAESVDELPEVVVVHERIGPVPALELIREVALRFPAVGVILVTTDASPGLFSAAMDSGARGLVALPLSYEELASRVQAVAQWSVGVRRHLGHGGDVFTGVGGTVVTVSGAKGGVGTTLTAVQLALAAQASGRGTALVDMDLQAGDIASFLDVQFRRSVVDLATITDISPRVLADAVFRHDTGLALLLAPGEGERGEEVTDRAARQIVSALRSRYEVVVIDCGAQLSGAGAAAVEMADTALLVTTPDVVAVRGAKRTVRMWDRLQIRKAEETTVVVNRHTRGTEIQPALIQKITGTAIAQTPVPANFKELAGAVDAGRVHALDNKSAVKQALWALAGELGLVKGVEGTQRHRSTRSRGGERAALTFRRRKELGR, encoded by the coding sequence ATGCCCACGAGGATCCTCCCGGCAGTCGGCGACGCTGACGCGGTCCGGTCCATCACCACCCTCCTCAGCCAGCTCCCGGACGCCGAACCGGTCGCCCCGGTCGTCGACTCCACCCAGCTCATCGACACCCTCGCCCGCCTCGCCGCCGAGTCGGTCGACGAACTGCCCGAGGTCGTCGTCGTCCACGAGCGCATCGGCCCGGTCCCGGCCCTCGAACTCATCCGCGAAGTCGCCCTGCGCTTCCCGGCCGTCGGCGTCATCCTCGTCACCACCGACGCGAGCCCCGGCCTGTTCTCCGCCGCCATGGACTCCGGGGCCCGGGGCCTGGTCGCGCTGCCGCTGTCGTACGAGGAACTCGCCAGCCGAGTTCAGGCGGTCGCCCAGTGGTCGGTCGGCGTACGACGCCATCTCGGCCACGGGGGCGACGTGTTCACCGGCGTCGGCGGCACCGTGGTCACGGTGAGCGGGGCCAAGGGCGGCGTCGGCACCACCCTCACCGCCGTACAACTCGCCCTCGCCGCCCAGGCGTCCGGGCGCGGCACCGCCCTGGTCGACATGGACCTCCAGGCCGGCGACATCGCCTCCTTCCTGGACGTCCAGTTCCGCCGCTCCGTCGTCGACCTCGCCACCATCACCGACATCTCGCCGCGCGTCCTCGCCGACGCCGTCTTCCGCCACGACACCGGCCTCGCCCTGCTGCTCGCGCCCGGCGAGGGCGAACGCGGTGAGGAGGTCACCGACCGGGCCGCCCGCCAGATCGTCAGCGCCCTGCGCTCCCGCTACGAGGTCGTCGTCATCGACTGCGGCGCCCAGCTGAGCGGCGCCGGCGCGGCCGCCGTCGAGATGGCCGACACCGCCCTCCTCGTCACCACACCGGACGTGGTGGCGGTGCGGGGCGCCAAGCGCACGGTCCGCATGTGGGACCGCCTGCAGATCCGCAAGGCGGAGGAGACCACGGTCGTCGTCAACCGCCACACCCGCGGTACGGAGATACAGCCCGCGCTCATACAGAAGATCACCGGCACGGCGATCGCCCAGACCCCGGTCCCCGCCAACTTCAAGGAACTGGCGGGCGCGGTGGACGCCGGCCGGGTGCACGCCCTGGACAACAAGAGCGCGGTGAAGCAGGCCCTGTGGGCCCTAGCCGGCGAACTCGGCCTGGTCAAGGGCGTCGAGGGCACTCAGCGCCACCGCAGCACCAGGTCGCGGGGCGGGGAGCGGGCGGCGCTGACCTTCCGCAGGCGCAAGGAGCTCGGGAGGTGA
- a CDS encoding Nramp family divalent metal transporter: protein MADTTGDPTDTEAPSDIDSAPRKSSWRYIGPGIVVAATGVGAGDLVATLIAGSNFGYTLLWAAIVGCLVKISLAEAAGRWHLSTGRTLFDGWASLGRWTTYFFAVYAVIWGFVYGAAAMSSSALPLQALFPGVMDLKGWAIACGLVGLVFVWFNKYAVFEKVMTVLVGVMFVVTVYLAIRVTPNIPDALAGLLPVLPDEKDSVLNTLGLIGGVGGTITLAAYGYWVNAKGWTNTGWMKVMRFDNRVAYATTGIFVVAMLFVGAELLHSANVAIASGDKGLIQLSDILEDNYGTVTATFFLIGFFATSYTSLIGVWHGVSLMFADFVARYRSRTPATGEEVATGERERSWPFRAYLLWLTFPPIVLLFQDQPFRLVVLYGVLGAAFLPFLAGTLMWLLNSPRTPREWRNGPLSNVMLAIAGLLFLVLCVKQIWDQPWSEFF, encoded by the coding sequence ATGGCGGACACCACGGGAGACCCCACGGACACCGAGGCACCATCCGACATCGACTCTGCCCCCCGCAAGTCCAGTTGGCGCTACATCGGCCCCGGCATCGTGGTCGCCGCGACCGGCGTGGGCGCCGGTGACCTGGTCGCCACGCTCATCGCCGGCAGCAACTTCGGCTACACCCTGCTGTGGGCGGCGATCGTCGGCTGCCTGGTGAAGATCTCCCTGGCCGAGGCGGCCGGCCGCTGGCACCTGTCCACCGGCCGCACCCTCTTCGACGGCTGGGCGAGCCTCGGCCGCTGGACGACGTACTTCTTCGCCGTCTACGCCGTGATCTGGGGCTTCGTCTACGGCGCGGCGGCGATGTCGTCCAGCGCGCTGCCGCTGCAGGCCCTGTTCCCGGGCGTGATGGACCTGAAGGGCTGGGCCATCGCCTGCGGCCTGGTCGGTCTGGTCTTCGTCTGGTTCAACAAGTACGCGGTCTTCGAGAAGGTCATGACGGTCCTGGTCGGCGTCATGTTCGTGGTGACGGTGTACCTGGCGATCCGCGTCACCCCGAACATCCCGGACGCCCTCGCGGGACTGCTGCCCGTCCTGCCCGACGAGAAGGACTCGGTCCTCAACACCCTCGGCCTGATCGGCGGCGTGGGCGGCACCATCACCCTTGCCGCGTACGGCTACTGGGTCAACGCGAAGGGCTGGACGAACACGGGGTGGATGAAGGTCATGCGCTTCGACAACCGGGTCGCGTACGCCACCACCGGCATCTTCGTCGTGGCCATGCTCTTCGTCGGCGCCGAGCTCCTGCACTCCGCGAACGTGGCCATCGCGAGCGGCGACAAGGGCCTCATCCAGCTGAGCGACATCCTCGAGGACAACTACGGCACGGTCACCGCCACATTCTTCCTGATCGGCTTCTTCGCCACTTCCTACACCTCGCTCATCGGCGTCTGGCACGGCGTGAGCCTGATGTTCGCGGACTTCGTGGCCCGCTACCGGAGCCGGACGCCGGCGACGGGCGAGGAGGTCGCGACCGGCGAGCGGGAACGGTCCTGGCCGTTCCGCGCGTACCTGCTCTGGCTGACCTTCCCGCCCATCGTGCTCCTCTTCCAGGACCAGCCCTTCCGCCTGGTCGTCCTGTACGGCGTGCTGGGCGCGGCGTTCCTGCCCTTCCTGGCCGGGACCCTGATGTGGCTCCTCAACTCCCCCCGCACCCCGCGGGAATGGCGCAACGGTCCGCTGAGCAACGTGATGCTCGCGATCGCAGGGCTGCTGTTCCTGGTCCTGTGCGTGAAGCAGATCTGGGACCAGCCGTGGTCGGAGTTCTTCTGA
- a CDS encoding pilus assembly protein, whose protein sequence is MIPAILVTLVLVWQFVLVGYTFTLAGNAADEAVRAGTAAAPGARQAACEQAGLDKLSGAWEGGAKVTCTTGGGYVRSSVSLKVPVLFPGAVAFPFTVHGDAGAVEEETD, encoded by the coding sequence ATGATCCCGGCGATCCTCGTGACACTGGTCCTGGTGTGGCAGTTCGTGCTGGTGGGATACACGTTCACCCTCGCGGGGAATGCTGCCGACGAGGCGGTGCGGGCGGGGACGGCGGCGGCGCCGGGCGCCCGCCAGGCGGCGTGCGAGCAGGCCGGGCTCGACAAGCTGTCCGGCGCGTGGGAGGGGGGCGCCAAGGTGACCTGCACCACGGGTGGCGGCTATGTGAGGTCGTCGGTCTCCCTCAAGGTCCCCGTCCTCTTCCCGGGGGCGGTCGCTTTCCCGTTCACCGTGCACGGCGACGCGGGCGCGGTCGAGGAGGAGACGGACTGA
- a CDS encoding IclR family transcriptional regulator yields MSQTVDRALNILPLLAEGPADLGQVADRLGVHKSTALRLLRTLHEHGFVYRQSDQRYRLGARLFALAQEAMENLDIREIAHPHLVRLNEQCGHTVHLAVYEENEVLYIDKVESRYPVRMYSRIGKPVAITVAAVAKLLLADLPEPERRVLAEKLDYPMYTARSTPNAHAFLRELERVREQGWATDLGGHEESINCVAAPIRGADGRVVAAMSVSAPNVVVTADELLTLLPLVRRTADAVSGEYSGRTPVKDTV; encoded by the coding sequence ATGAGCCAGACCGTCGACCGCGCGCTGAACATCCTGCCGCTGCTCGCGGAAGGCCCCGCCGACCTCGGCCAGGTAGCCGACCGTCTCGGCGTCCACAAGTCCACCGCTCTGCGCCTCCTGCGCACGCTCCACGAGCACGGCTTCGTGTACCGCCAGTCCGACCAGCGCTACCGCCTCGGCGCCCGCCTCTTCGCCCTCGCCCAGGAGGCGATGGAGAACCTCGACATCCGCGAGATCGCCCACCCCCACCTCGTACGGCTGAACGAGCAGTGCGGGCACACCGTGCACCTCGCCGTGTACGAGGAGAACGAGGTCCTCTACATCGACAAGGTGGAGAGCCGCTATCCGGTGCGGATGTACTCGCGGATCGGCAAGCCGGTCGCCATCACGGTCGCGGCCGTCGCCAAACTCCTCCTCGCAGACCTCCCCGAGCCCGAGCGCCGCGTTCTCGCGGAGAAGCTCGACTACCCCATGTACACGGCCCGTTCGACCCCCAACGCCCATGCTTTCCTACGGGAGTTGGAGAGGGTCCGCGAACAGGGCTGGGCCACCGACCTGGGCGGCCACGAGGAGTCCATCAACTGCGTCGCCGCGCCGATCCGCGGCGCCGACGGCCGCGTGGTCGCCGCGATGTCGGTCTCCGCGCCGAACGTCGTCGTCACCGCGGACGAACTCCTCACCCTGCTCCCGCTGGTGCGCCGCACGGCGGACGCGGTCAGCGGCGAGTACTCCGGAAGAACGCCAGTCAAGGACACCGTATGA
- a CDS encoding chitinase, protein MPSRRRLWAGTVVTALALCLASPTVASAADVNNAKNAGFESGLSNWTCSASSGTTVSSPVHGGTAALKATPAGQDNARCTQTVAVKPNSTYTLSAWVQGAYTYLGATGTGTTDVSTWTPDSTSWKQLSTTFTTGASTTSVTVYLHGWYGQPAYYADDVSVYGPDGGGGGDPAPTVPAVPGGLKVSGTTSSSVSLAWNAVSGATGYNVYRNGTKVTAVTGTSATVTGLAASTSYSFQVTATNAAGESAKSAAVTGTTSSGGGGGVVPKHAVTGYWQNFNNGATVQKISDVSSQYDIIAVAFADATTTPGAVTFNLDSAGLGGYTVDQFKADIRAKQSAGKKVIVSVGGQNGTVSVNDSTSATNFANSVYTVMQTYGFDGVDIDLENGLNATYMTQALRSLSSKAGSSLVLTMAPQTIDMQSTSNAYFQTALNLKDILTVVNMQYYNSGSMLGCDGKVYSQGSVDFLTALACIQLEGGLSPSQVGLGLPASTSGAGSGYVSPSVVNNALDCLTKGTGCGSFKPSRTYPELRGAMTWSTNWDAAAGNAWSNAVGPHVHGLP, encoded by the coding sequence ATGCCCAGCCGCAGACGGCTGTGGGCCGGAACCGTCGTGACCGCGCTCGCCCTGTGTTTGGCGAGCCCGACCGTGGCGTCCGCGGCGGACGTCAACAACGCGAAGAACGCCGGCTTCGAGTCCGGCCTGAGCAACTGGACCTGTTCGGCGAGCAGCGGTACGACCGTCTCCTCACCGGTGCACGGCGGCACGGCCGCGCTGAAGGCGACGCCGGCCGGGCAGGACAACGCACGGTGCACCCAGACGGTGGCCGTCAAGCCCAACTCGACGTACACGCTGAGCGCGTGGGTCCAGGGCGCCTACACATACCTGGGGGCGACCGGGACCGGCACGACGGACGTGTCGACCTGGACGCCGGACTCGACGTCGTGGAAGCAGCTGTCGACGACGTTCACGACGGGGGCCTCGACGACCTCCGTCACGGTGTACCTGCACGGCTGGTACGGACAGCCGGCGTACTACGCGGACGACGTCTCGGTGTACGGCCCGGACGGCGGCGGAGGCGGCGACCCGGCCCCGACGGTGCCGGCCGTCCCCGGCGGCCTGAAGGTGTCGGGCACGACCTCGTCGTCCGTCTCCCTGGCCTGGAACGCCGTATCGGGCGCGACGGGCTACAACGTCTACCGCAACGGCACGAAGGTGACGGCGGTGACGGGCACGTCGGCGACGGTGACGGGGCTCGCGGCTTCGACGTCGTACTCGTTCCAGGTCACGGCGACCAACGCGGCGGGTGAGTCGGCGAAGTCGGCGGCGGTGACGGGGACGACTTCGAGCGGCGGGGGTGGCGGCGTGGTGCCCAAGCACGCCGTGACGGGTTACTGGCAGAACTTCAACAACGGGGCGACGGTCCAGAAGATCTCGGACGTCTCCTCCCAGTACGACATCATCGCGGTGGCCTTCGCGGACGCGACGACCACACCGGGCGCGGTGACCTTCAACCTGGACTCGGCCGGCCTGGGCGGCTACACGGTCGACCAGTTCAAGGCGGACATCAGGGCGAAGCAGTCGGCGGGCAAGAAGGTGATCGTCTCGGTCGGCGGCCAGAACGGCACGGTGTCGGTCAACGACTCCACGTCCGCGACGAACTTCGCGAACTCGGTGTACACGGTGATGCAGACGTACGGCTTCGACGGCGTCGACATCGACCTGGAGAACGGCCTCAACGCGACGTACATGACGCAGGCGCTGCGGTCCCTGTCGTCGAAGGCGGGTTCGTCCTTGGTCCTCACCATGGCCCCGCAGACGATCGACATGCAGTCCACGTCGAACGCGTACTTCCAGACGGCCCTGAACCTGAAGGACATCCTCACGGTCGTCAACATGCAGTACTACAACAGCGGTTCCATGCTGGGCTGCGACGGCAAGGTCTACAGCCAGGGCTCCGTGGACTTCCTGACCGCCCTGGCCTGCATCCAGCTGGAGGGCGGCCTGTCACCGTCCCAGGTGGGCCTGGGACTGCCGGCGTCGACGAGCGGGGCGGGCAGCGGGTACGTGTCGCCTTCGGTGGTGAACAACGCCCTGGACTGCCTGACGAAGGGCACGGGTTGCGGTTCCTTCAAGCCGTCCCGGACGTATCCCGAGTTGCGGGGTGCGATGACGTGGTCGACCAACTGGGACGCGGCGGCGGGGAACGCGTGGTCGAACGCCGTGGGCCCGCATGTGCACGGGCTGCCGTAA
- a CDS encoding SigE family RNA polymerase sigma factor produces MRQVRADEYAEFAAARAGHLYRSACLLTAGDTHLAEDLVQETLGRLYVRWGRVSRVGNPAAYAQTVLTRTFLAHLRRRSSTERATDVLPEVAHAGDGDMPLRLTLLEALGRLPAKDRAVVVLRYWEDRSIEETADAMNASSAAVRTRCVRALGRLRELLGEDLGEYARP; encoded by the coding sequence ATGAGACAGGTCCGCGCGGACGAGTACGCCGAGTTCGCGGCGGCGCGCGCCGGGCATCTGTACCGGTCCGCGTGTCTGCTCACCGCGGGGGACACGCACCTCGCGGAGGATCTGGTGCAGGAGACGCTCGGTCGCCTGTACGTGCGGTGGGGGCGGGTGTCGCGGGTCGGCAATCCCGCCGCGTACGCGCAGACCGTCCTCACCCGGACCTTCCTCGCCCATCTGCGGCGCCGCAGCAGTACCGAGCGGGCGACGGACGTGCTGCCGGAGGTGGCTCATGCCGGCGACGGCGACATGCCCCTGCGGCTCACGCTCCTGGAGGCGCTCGGGCGGCTGCCCGCCAAGGACCGGGCCGTGGTCGTCCTGCGCTACTGGGAGGACCGCTCGATCGAGGAGACCGCCGACGCCATGAACGCCAGTTCGGCGGCCGTGCGCACGCGGTGCGTGCGGGCTCTCGGCCGGCTGCGCGAGCTGCTGGGCGAGGACCTCGGCGAGTACGCACGGCCCTGA
- a CDS encoding M14 family metallopeptidase gives MRLRIRGSGARGGSGRRTAAIATLLALALAAPVTGTATADGARKATASADDIRQYEIHVDHNTPVTRTAIAAAGVSVDEADEETVVVSGRSAQIAKLRQQGYEVTPLGAAPNRVAEDEVRLYDFPSADSKYHNYAEMTAEIDQRIAAYPSIMSKRVIGKSYQGRDIVAIKISDNVATDEAEPEVLFTHHQHAREHMTVEMALYLIRELGAGYGSDSRVTGVVNSREIWIVPDLNPDGGEYDIATGAYRSWRKNRQPNSGSSYVGTDLNRNWNYRWGCCGGSSGSTSSETYRGASAESAPEVKVVADFVRTRVVGGKQQIKAGIDFHTYSELVLWPFGYTYSDTTTGMTADDYNAFKTVGQKMAASNGYTAEQASDLYITDGSIDDYLWGAQKIFSYTFEMYPRSSSGGGFYPPDEVIERETSRNRDAVLQLLENADCMYRSIGKEAQYCS, from the coding sequence ATGCGACTTCGTATACGCGGCTCAGGCGCGCGCGGCGGCAGCGGCAGACGTACCGCCGCGATCGCGACCCTGCTGGCCCTCGCCCTCGCCGCCCCCGTCACGGGGACCGCGACAGCCGACGGCGCACGGAAGGCGACCGCCTCCGCCGACGACATCCGGCAGTACGAGATCCACGTCGACCACAACACCCCGGTCACCCGTACGGCCATCGCCGCGGCCGGCGTGTCCGTCGACGAGGCCGACGAGGAGACCGTGGTCGTCTCCGGCCGCTCGGCACAGATCGCCAAGCTGCGCCAACAGGGCTACGAGGTCACGCCGTTGGGTGCGGCCCCGAACCGGGTCGCCGAGGACGAGGTCCGGCTCTACGACTTCCCCTCGGCCGACTCGAAGTACCACAACTACGCCGAGATGACCGCGGAGATCGACCAGCGGATCGCCGCCTACCCGAGCATCATGAGCAAGCGGGTGATCGGCAAGTCGTACCAGGGCCGGGACATCGTCGCCATCAAGATCAGCGACAACGTGGCGACCGACGAGGCCGAGCCCGAGGTGCTCTTCACCCATCACCAGCACGCTCGTGAGCACATGACGGTGGAGATGGCGCTGTACCTGATCCGCGAGCTGGGCGCGGGATACGGGAGCGACTCGCGCGTGACCGGCGTGGTCAACAGCCGTGAGATCTGGATCGTCCCCGACCTCAACCCGGACGGCGGCGAGTACGACATCGCGACCGGCGCGTACCGTTCGTGGCGGAAGAACCGGCAGCCCAACTCCGGTTCGTCGTACGTCGGGACCGACCTCAACCGCAACTGGAACTACCGGTGGGGCTGCTGTGGTGGCTCCTCGGGCTCCACGTCCTCCGAGACCTACCGCGGCGCCTCCGCCGAGTCGGCGCCCGAGGTGAAGGTGGTCGCCGACTTCGTACGCACCCGGGTCGTGGGCGGCAAGCAGCAGATCAAGGCGGGCATCGACTTCCACACGTACAGCGAGCTGGTGCTGTGGCCGTTCGGGTACACGTACTCCGACACGACGACCGGGATGACGGCGGACGACTACAACGCCTTCAAGACGGTCGGGCAGAAGATGGCCGCGAGCAACGGCTACACGGCCGAGCAGGCCAGCGACCTGTACATCACCGACGGGTCGATCGACGACTATCTCTGGGGTGCGCAGAAGATCTTCTCGTACACCTTCGAGATGTATCCGAGGTCCAGCTCCGGGGGTGGGTTCTACCCGCCCGACGAGGTGATCGAGCGGGAGACGTCCCGTAACCGGGATGCTGTCCTGCAGTTGCTGGAGAACGCCGACTGCATGTACAGGTCGATCGGGAAGGAAGCCCAGTACTGCAGCTGA
- a CDS encoding CpaF family protein produces MSLRSRINSPEENGSRGEDGHLVASYRAKLLEEIDLAEMSVLAAAERRARLERVLGHIISREGPVLSTVERSQLIRRVVDEALGLGILEPLLEDASITEIMVNGPDAIFVERAGRVEQLPLRFASNDQLMQTIERIVSTVNRRVDESNPMVDARLPSGERVNVIIPPLSLTGATLTIRRFPRSFTLHELIGFGSLDEHMLLLLAGLVQAKFNVIVSGATGTGKTTLLNALSGLIPDGERIITIEDSAELQLQQAHVIRLESRPPNVEGQGEVTIRDLVRNSLRMRPDRIVVGEVRGGESLDMLQAMSTGHDGSLATVHANSAEDALMRLQTLASMSDVEVPFVALHDQINSAVDVIVQLTRFADGARRVTEIAVLDSHGGEPYRLATVARFHAQPMTPDGRVHGTFGHYPLPRRAADRLYMASQPIPQAFGVAQSPLELATREAR; encoded by the coding sequence ATGAGTCTGCGGTCTCGCATCAACTCCCCCGAGGAGAACGGCAGCCGGGGCGAGGACGGCCACCTGGTCGCCTCGTACCGCGCCAAGCTCCTCGAGGAGATCGACCTCGCGGAGATGAGCGTGCTGGCCGCCGCCGAACGCCGGGCGCGGCTGGAGCGGGTGCTCGGGCACATCATCAGCCGCGAGGGCCCGGTCCTGTCCACGGTCGAACGGTCGCAGCTGATTCGCCGGGTGGTCGACGAGGCCTTGGGCCTCGGCATCCTGGAACCCCTGCTGGAGGACGCGTCGATCACCGAGATCATGGTGAACGGCCCGGACGCGATCTTCGTGGAGCGGGCGGGCCGCGTGGAGCAACTGCCGCTCCGGTTCGCCTCGAACGACCAGCTGATGCAGACGATCGAACGCATCGTCTCCACCGTCAACCGCCGCGTGGACGAGTCGAACCCCATGGTCGACGCCCGCCTCCCCTCCGGTGAACGCGTCAACGTCATCATCCCGCCGCTGTCCCTCACCGGCGCCACGCTCACGATCCGCCGCTTCCCGCGCTCCTTCACGCTCCACGAACTGATCGGCTTCGGCTCGCTGGACGAGCACATGCTGCTGCTCCTCGCGGGCCTGGTGCAGGCGAAGTTCAACGTCATCGTCTCGGGCGCCACGGGCACGGGGAAGACGACACTGCTGAACGCCCTGTCCGGTCTGATCCCCGACGGCGAACGCATCATCACCATCGAGGACTCCGCCGAACTCCAGCTCCAGCAGGCACACGTGATCCGCCTGGAGTCCCGGCCCCCGAACGTCGAGGGCCAGGGTGAGGTGACCATCCGCGACCTCGTCCGCAACTCCCTCCGCATGCGCCCGGACCGCATCGTCGTCGGTGAGGTCCGCGGCGGAGAATCCCTCGACATGCTCCAGGCGATGTCCACGGGCCACGACGGCTCCCTCGCCACCGTCCACGCCAACAGCGCCGAGGACGCGCTGATGCGCCTGCAGACCCTGGCGTCGATGTCCGACGTGGAGGTGCCCTTCGTCGCGCTGCACGACCAGATCAACAGCGCCGTCGACGTCATCGTCCAGCTCACCCGCTTCGCCGACGGCGCACGCCGGGTCACCGAGATCGCGGTCCTCGACAGCCACGGCGGAGAGCCCTACCGCCTCGCGACGGTGGCCCGCTTCCACGCGCAACCCATGACCCCCGACGGCCGCGTCCACGGCACCTTCGGCCACTACCCCCTCCCGCGCCGCGCGGCGGACCGCCTCTACATGGCGAGCCAGCCGATCCCCCAGGCCTTCGGCGTCGCCCAGAGCCCCCTCGAACTGGCCACCCGAGAAGCCAGGTAG
- a CDS encoding RidA family protein, which produces MTEKIALTPKTHTTPPAKFSHGVKKGNILQVAGQVGFLPAQEGRPPTPAGPTLREQTLQTLANVKAILEEGGASWDDVMMIRVYLTDVDHFAEMNEIYNAYFEEQALTQPPAARTTVYVGLPAGLLVEIDALAVLS; this is translated from the coding sequence ATGACCGAGAAGATCGCGCTCACTCCCAAGACCCACACCACCCCGCCCGCCAAGTTCTCCCACGGCGTCAAGAAGGGCAACATCCTCCAGGTGGCCGGCCAGGTCGGCTTCCTCCCGGCCCAGGAAGGCCGGCCGCCCACGCCCGCGGGTCCCACCCTGCGCGAGCAGACCCTCCAGACCCTCGCCAACGTCAAGGCGATCCTCGAGGAGGGCGGCGCGAGCTGGGACGACGTGATGATGATCCGCGTCTATCTGACGGACGTGGACCACTTCGCCGAGATGAACGAGATCTACAACGCGTACTTCGAGGAGCAGGCGCTCACGCAGCCGCCCGCGGCCCGCACGACGGTCTACGTCGGCCTTCCGGCCGGGCTCCTGGTCGAGATCGACGCGCTAGCCGTCCTGAGCTGA
- a CDS encoding TadE/TadG family type IV pilus assembly protein, whose protein sequence is MSYDRKGGDRGQVALEYLGFIPILILVAMAGVQIGLIAYASQQAGTAARAGARAASLDKSAQDGCVNAISDWLDVGCSEARGGDEVTVTATVQIPSIVPGWDFDPAQKTATMPLDH, encoded by the coding sequence ATGTCGTACGACCGCAAAGGCGGCGACCGCGGTCAGGTCGCCCTCGAATACCTCGGGTTCATCCCGATCCTGATCCTCGTCGCGATGGCGGGCGTACAGATCGGGCTGATCGCGTACGCCTCCCAGCAGGCCGGTACCGCGGCCAGGGCCGGGGCGCGGGCCGCCTCGCTCGACAAGAGCGCCCAGGACGGATGCGTGAACGCGATCAGCGACTGGCTGGACGTCGGCTGTTCCGAAGCGCGTGGCGGCGACGAGGTCACCGTCACCGCCACGGTCCAGATCCCGTCGATCGTCCCCGGCTGGGACTTCGACCCTGCCCAGAAGACCGCCACCATGCCGCTCGACCACTGA
- the cpaB gene encoding Flp pilus assembly protein CpaB — MNSRQRRGVILLLLSVVCALGAFAGVLSVISDVKSKVGPEVTAYELKSDVAPYTALTTGQFKKVSMPERWLPSTAVTDLAEIRGKIAVTTLKKGSLLQSGMIVDQPALQPGQQEVAIMIDAATGVAGKITPGSTVNVYATFEGQRDGDPDQSKIIVTNAKVLDVGRLTALEPDENDRGRQPTDAVPITFALSALDAQRITYAESFAKRVRLALVAPGGDGSVPAQDRTYELATDK, encoded by the coding sequence ATGAACTCCCGTCAGCGCCGCGGCGTGATACTCCTGCTCCTGTCGGTGGTGTGCGCCCTCGGCGCGTTCGCCGGCGTGCTCTCCGTCATCAGCGACGTGAAGTCCAAGGTCGGCCCCGAGGTCACCGCGTACGAGCTGAAGTCCGACGTGGCGCCCTACACCGCGCTCACCACGGGCCAGTTCAAGAAGGTCAGCATGCCCGAGCGGTGGCTGCCGTCCACCGCGGTCACCGATCTCGCCGAGATCCGGGGCAAGATCGCCGTGACGACGCTGAAGAAGGGCTCCCTGCTGCAGAGCGGCATGATCGTCGACCAGCCCGCCCTGCAGCCCGGGCAGCAGGAGGTCGCCATCATGATCGATGCGGCGACCGGTGTCGCCGGCAAGATCACGCCGGGATCCACGGTCAACGTGTACGCCACCTTCGAGGGACAACGGGACGGTGATCCCGATCAGTCCAAGATCATCGTAACAAACGCGAAGGTGCTGGACGTGGGCAGGCTGACCGCCCTCGAACCCGACGAGAACGACCGAGGCCGGCAGCCCACCGACGCCGTCCCGATCACCTTCGCACTGTCCGCCCTCGACGCGCAGCGCATCACCTACGCCGAGTCGTTCGCCAAGCGGGTCCGGCTCGCGCTGGTGGCGCCCGGCGGCGACGGCTCGGTACCCGCCCAGGACCGGACCTACGAACTCGCCACGGACAAGTGA